The sequence below is a genomic window from Acidaminococcales bacterium.
TTGGCGCTTTCATCACCGGCTCCATTCTCGCCGAAACGCATGAAGCGGAACGGATTGAGCATTTGCTGTTGCCGGTGAAGGATCTATTTGGCGCCGTGTTTTTCGTTTCGGTCGGCATGATGGTCGATCCGGCGCAGGTAGCTTTGTATGCCGGGCCGATTTTCGTGGTCGTGATAGCGACTGTTTTCGGCAAAGCCATCTTTTCCACCATCGGGCTGCTTCTTTCGGGACATTCGCTTAAAATCGCCATGCAGGGGGGATTCAGCCTCGCGCAAATCGGCGAGTTTTCCTTTATCATCGCCGGCCTCGGCCAGGCGCTGGGGGTAACGAGCGAATTTCTCTATCCGATTGTCGTGGCGGTTTCGGTAATTACAACCTTTACCACGCCTTTTTGCGTTAGTTTGGCCGAACCGGCCTATACGAAAGTCAGCAAAATACTGCCGGCGAAAGTTGTCGATTTTCTCAACCGCTATACGACCGACGTCCTGACCAACGAGAAGAAAAATAAAACTTGGCAGGAATTCTTAAAAGGATATTTCAGCAACCTGCTGATTCATTTCGTCATATTGTCGGCCATAACCTTCTTTAGTTTCAGCTACAGCTACATAATTGCCGGACGGGTGCCGGGGGCGCTCGGCTACGTGCTGGAAACCGTCCTGCCGCTCATTATAATGTCGCCTTTTTTAAAAGACCTGCTGTTCAATAAAAATTCCCGACCGGAGCTTGTGTCAACCCTGTGGTTTCAAAACAAAGCCAACCGCCTGCCTTTGCTGGCACTGTATTCGTTGCGCATACTGATCGCCATAACCTTCATTTTGGCAATATTGTTTAAATTCCTGCCGCTGCCGCCCTTGCTGATCCTTTGCATCGCCTGCGCGATCGCTTGGGGCATTCACTCCTCCGATTGGCTGCTCGGCCAGTATCTGCGCATAGAAGCAAGTTTTCTGATCAACCTCAATGAAAAGCATCTGCGCACGCAAAAAGAAGCCGCGGCGCAAAACGGCGGCCAAAACAAAAATTATTGGCTGGACGAAGAACTTTATGTCGCCTTTTTTAAAGTGCTTCCGGACTCACCTTGCATCGGCAGGCAGCTCAAAGATTTGTCGCTGCGCGAAAAATTCGGCGTAAATGTCTTGCAGGTAGAGAGAAAAGGCAAAACATCCGACATGCCCGGCGGCTCTTTCGCGCTGCGCGGGGACGACAGGCTGACGGTGCTCGGCAGCAAGGCGCAGATCGCCATATTTTGCGCCGCCAAAGTGAAAAGCGTCATGGAATTTGAGGAAACCGGCGAACAAACCGTCCTGAAAAATTTTATCATCAACCAGAAAAGCGGCGACGACCATCTGCAACTATTGTATTTCGCGGTGATAATCGACGAAAAATCCTTCCTGCTCGGCAAAAGCATAAAAGATTCCAATATCAGGGATAAATGGCATTGTCTGGTGCTGGGGCTGGAAAGGGGCTTTTATTCCACCATAAACCCGCATATTTCGCTTATTTTTGAAAAGGGCGACATACTTTGGGTGCTGGGGAAAAGCGACATGGTGGCGGAACTGGCCAAAACCGACCTTTTGTAACCGGCCCGGGGCGTTGGCCCATACGCAAAAATGCGGTTGCCGGAAGCCTGCAATAACTGGCGAAGGCTCAAAAAATAGCGGCCAACGAATACTTAAAAATGAGGGGCAAGCGATGAAACATTTATTTGCAGAAGTATCTCTCGGCAAGCTGAAAATTCCCAACCGCCTGATACGCAGCGCTACAATGGAAATGGACGCGGTTAAAAACGGCGTTATCGACGTCCCGGTTATGCAGGGCATTTACGGCAAGCTCGCCGAAGGCGGCGTCGGCCTCATTATCACGGGGATGATGGGCGTTGGCTATAATTCTTGCGTCGGCGGCAATATGGCAAAAATCTATGGCGAAGATTTTCATCGGACCTTTCAGGCCGTCGTTGCCGCAGTACAGCAATTTGGCTGTAAAATAGTGGCGCAATTAGGGCAGTGCGGGGCGAAAGCGCGCGCCATTGATTTGGGCGATCATCCGCTGGCGCCTTCGGACATAGAGGCAATGCGGAAAATGCCGGCAAAAGCCATGACCGAAAGCGACGTAAAACGCGTCGTGTCGGAATTTGCCGAAGCCGCCGCAAAATGCCGGGAAGCGGGAGCCGACGGCATTCAGCTTCATGCGGCCCACGGTTATTTGCTCAGCCAGTTTTTGAGCCCGTATTATAACAAACGCCAAGATGAATACGGCGGCAGCTTGGAAAACAGAGCCCGGATTTTACTGGAAATATGCGATGCCGTTCGTCTGAAAGTGGGAAAAGACTATCCGCTTTTTGTCAAAATAAATTTTTCCGATTTAACCGATCCCGGCCTTGACGGGCACGAATGCACATTAATATGCAAAGAATTGGAAAAACGCGGCATTGACGCGATAGAAGTGAGTTCCGGCTTGGCGGTCAGCGCAAAGTCGGCGCCGGTTAAAGCGGGGATCGGACTGGAAGGGCAAGGTTTTTTTGCCGATGGGGCCATGGAAATTGCCGAGGCGGTAAACATTCCGGTAATCAGCGTCGGCGGCTACCGTTCGCCGGATTTTGCCGAAAGTACGCTGAACAAAAGCAAGATAGCGGCTATTTCTCTTTGCCGGCCGCTTGTCAGGGAGCCGGGATTGGTGAAAAGGTGGAAAGCCGGCGATTTTTCCCCTTCCCAATGTGTTTCCTGCAACGGGTGTTTTGCCGAAACGTTAAAATGCCGCAAGGTTTCTTGATGCATAGCGCCATGACTTAAAAAGCATCAACATCAAAATGTTTGCGGACGGCCGCGCCGAACAGTTGAACTGTTTGGCAAGTTCGTTTCGGTACGCGTCAGGCTTCTCCTCTCGCCAATCGAAAGCGTCCCTCGCCAACTATTTCAAGCACAAAATGAGGTGGATGGTTAGGTTCCCATGGAATTTGGAAATTATGCTGAAGCCAATTTCTAATAACCCGTACGCCATTTTCGTCAGGATCGCGGAACTCCGGGCAATGCCTCCAAAAACCAGGAGTGAGTCTAAATGTGTGCAACTCTCCGTCTATCTCCACTTTAATATGGGCCCATGCAGGATTGAAGAAGTTGTCACGGTTATTATGTCCAACTCGAATGCCATATGTCGGATTTGTCCTATTGCCACCCCACCAAGCAGACACGATCATGTTCCCATATCCCCAATATTTATGTTGTCGCCAGCAATTCAGCTTGATTTGTGGATTGTGTAACTTTGACAGAGCCATTTAGTGTGCGCAGAAAGTCTATTGCCGCGCAGGACAGGCGAAAGCGAGCCATGCGAAAGCCGCCCGGCCTTTGCGGGGCGAGGCAAAAACATCCGAGCCGCCCGCCATGGGTTGCCGGACGCCCCCTTTATTTGGCGCCTAGGCCGGCGTTAAAGCTGCCGGGCCTGAACCCGGCCAAGTCCAAAGTTACAAAAGCAAACCCCAGTTTCGCCAGTTGTTTCGCTATTTCGCTTGCGGCGCGGCGCTCGGCCAGCGCGGAAAAATTCTCCGCGTCCACCTCTATCCGCGCCAGATCGCCGTGGCAGCGCACCCTTATGTTGGACTTGTCCGGACAATAAGCGGCGATCACGGACTCGGCGGCCTCGATCATTTTCAGCCGCCCGGCGGTTACCGGCACTCCGTATTGGACGCGCGAAGCCAGGCAGGGGCTGGACGGCTTGTCCCAGGACGACAGGCCCCAGTCTTTGGCCAGGGCGCGGATCTCGTCTTTTTTCAGGCCGCTGTCTTTCAAAGGGCTTTTCGCGTTGGGATATTCCGCCAGCGCCCTCATGCCCGGCCGGTAATCATGGGAGTCGTCGGCGTTCGAGCCCTCCAGCACCCACTCGTAGCCGTTTTCCTTGACCCACAGGCAGATGTCTTTCAACCGATATTTTTTGCAATAGTAACAGCGGTCGGCGTTGTTGGCGGCAAACTCCGGCACGCCGGTTTCGTCTGATTCTATCTCGACCTGCCTTATGCCGATTTCAGCCGCGGACGCGCGGGCGCCGGCCCGTTCCGCCGCCGACAGCGTAGGGGAAACCGCCGTAACGGCGACCGCTTTGCCGTCCAAGGCCTTTTTGGCCGCAGCGGCCAGAAAAGAACTGTCTACGCCGCCGGAAAAGGCAACCGCCGCGCTGGCGCAGCCGCGCAGCTGCTCAAAAAGAAGATCGACTTTGCTTTGTAAATCTTCTTGCCGCTTGTTCATTGTCATCCCTCGTTCAGAATATATTTTTCCAAAGCGTAGGCCGCGCCGTCTTCGCCGATCGGCAAAGTTACTTCGTCGGCCGCGGCCAAAACGTCCGCCGCCGCGTTGCCCATAGCCACGCCCAGCCCGGCCCATTCCAGCATGGCGCGGTCGTTGGGGGAGTCGCCGATCGCCAGCACGTCCTCGCGCCGTATGCCATAACGCTCCGCCAGGGCGGCCAGCGCTTTGCCCTTGGTTGCCCCGCGGCCGGTTATCTCCAGGCACACGCCGTGCGACACGGCGGCGTTCAGGCGGCCGGCGAAATGTTCGGCAACCGCCTTCTGGTGCGCTGCCGCTTCATCCGGCGCGACCCTTAGCAGCATCTTCAAAAGCCCGCGACAAAAATTATCGTAACACTCGTCGGCGACGACGCGGCAGCAAAGGCCCTCTTTTTGTTCCAGCCGCCAAGTGGCCGCGCACTTTCTTTTCGTGTAAAGGCCGTCCCGTCCGTATAACTGCAAAACAAGGCCTTGCGCGTTAAAAAAATCCAGCGCCGCTTGGGCGGCCTTCGGCGGCAGGGCGCGGCAAAACAATATCTTCTTGTCGTCCCTGACCAAAGCGCCGTTGCAGCTGATAAGCGGCATTTTTATTTCCAGCGCGCCGGCCAGCCGCCGCATGGTCTGATACATGCGCCCGCTGGCCAGCGTTACCCCGATCCCGCGTTCTTTTACGGCGGCGACGGCCCGGACAGTAGCTTTTGACAGCTTGTTGGTTTTGGTTACGATCGTGTCGTCAACATCAAGGACAACTAATTTGTACAAGACAGCAAACTCCGGCGCGCAAATTTCCCGGCGGCCCGGCGCCCGCCCCGCGCCCGCCGGCTATTTGTGCGCGTGAGCATCGGAATCGCCGCTTTTGGCGCCATATCCCAGCACTTCTACATCTTCAATCGTTACCAGGCCTTTGGTCAGCGTCTTGCGCAAAAACCCGTCCAACTTTTTGAGGTTTTCCGCTTTTTCGACAAACTCGATGACTACCGGCAGATCCGACGACAATTCCAAGAACCGGGTGGTCCTGATCATGCGCGTGTGCGCGCCGTAGCCCTCAATGCCTTTGAAAACGGTGCCGCCGGCGATATTGAATCTTCTGGCCTCCTCCAATATTGCCCGGTAAAGGGGCTTGCTGTCATAATACGCCTCTTCGCCGGTATAAATGCGCAATCTTTTGACTGTTCCGGACAAGGTCATTGTTTTCCCTCCTCCAAGCCTTTCTCCGCGTCCTCTCGCAAAATGTCCTGCAGCTTTGCGGCTATTTTTTCATACTCAAGGGCTTCCGTCTGTTCTTTGAGCCAGGCGATCAGTTCGCCGTGTTTTTCATATTCATATTTTTCCAGTTCCGACAGCGTTTCCGCCATGGCGATTGGCCGAAAATGCTCGCAGGCCTCCATGATTTTCCGGAGCAGGCGCTTGTCGGGTTCCCGGACGCGCGATTTTTTGCCCTCGCCGTCTTTCTCGTATTCGCGCAGGAAATTTTCCAAGTCGTCCAGCAGCTTTTCCGTTTTTTTGATAAAAGCGTCGTTATTTTCGTTTAATTTGGCGAATTCGCCCTCCCTGGCGGCCTGTTCCAAAAATTCCGCCCCGGCGGCCACTTCGTTGGCGCATATGCCGTAGCTGCTGCCTTTCAGCCCATGCACGGCGATCGCGTACTCGGGCAGGCTGGAAGCGGACAGTTTGCGCATTTTATTCACTATCTCGGGCGTATGCGCGACATAGGAGCGGAGGATGCTAAGGTAAGTCTTTTCCCCGCCGTAGAGCCGCATCCCCTGCGCAATGTCTATGCCGCTTATTTTTCCGCCGTCCGCCGCGGCTTTTTCTCCGTTGACGGCAAAGCCCGTCCGGGCGGTCATATTGTTCTTCATCTGCTCCCGCGCCTGAAGCAGCGTTTCCTTGTCCTGCTTGTTGCGCACCCATTTGTTAAGTTCCGCGTCCAATTTGGCGATGTCGATGGGCTTGGAAATATAGCCGTTGAAACCATGCCCCAAAAACATGTCCTCGTTGCCGATCAGCGCGTTGGCGGTAAGGGCGATCAGCGGCACTTCTCTCGCGTATTCCGTCCCTATTTCATTGCGGATGATTTGCGCCGTCTTGATCCCGTCCATTTCCGGCATCATGTGGTCGAGGAATACAATGTCGTATTCCGGCTTTTGCTCGCGGATCTTGTTTATCGCCGCGTATCCGTTGCTGACCATGTCTATTTGCAGGCCATAAGGGAGCATCAGGCCTTTCGCCACGTCCAGGTTGGTCTGCACGTCGTCCACGATGAGCACTTTGCCGTAAGGCATGTACGAGGGGATGAAATTCCTGCGCTTGACATTGATCGCGTTGGAAAATTCAAGGTTTTCAAGATGCGCCACGACGTTTCCCCCTACAGGCTCGCGCTGGACGATGGCCTGCGGCAGCGTTACGGTAAACTTGCTGCCAATGCCGTAGGTGCTTGCCACGTCAATCGTCCCGCCCATCATGTCCACCAGTCTTTTCGTTATCGAAAGTCCCAGCCCCGTGCCCTCAATCCGGCGGTTGGAGAAATAATCCAGCTGGCTGTATTCGGAAAACAGCTTGGCGATATCCTCTTCTTTGATGCCTATGCCCGTGTCGATGACTTCAAAGGTGAGCCAGGCGGTGTCCCCGTCCAGGCGGCAATTGACCAAAAGGGACACGTTGCCTTTTTCCGTATATTTGAAGGAATTGGAAAGCAGGTTGTTCAGTATCTGTTTTACGCGCAGATCGTCGCCGTAAAGCACCGACGGGCAGTTAGCGTCCATGCGCAGGTCAAACTCAATCGGCTTGGAGCCTATGCGCACAAGGTTTAGATGTATTGACTGGCCGACAAGGTCCGCCACGCTGTATTCGGACAGCACCAGTTGCAAGTTCCCCGCTTCGATTTTGGAAACGTCCAGTATGTCGTTGACGATATTGAGCAGGACCAAGCCGGAACTGTAGATTTTTTCCAGGTTGTCGCGCGTGCCCTTGGGCAGGTAGTTTTGCATCTCAATTTCGGAAAGCCCGATGATCGCGTTCAGCGGCGTGCGTATCTCGTGGCTCATGGTAGCGAGGAAAGCCGATTTGGCCTTGGACGCGACCAGCGCGGCGTTGGCCTCTATCTCCATCCGCCGGGCGTGTTCGTCGGCTTCGCGTATTTTTTGCTCGTTGGACAGTTCCTGGCGCAGATCGCGGGAATAACCGGCAATCTGATAAGAATCCCGCCATTTCAGGCGCATAAATGTTGTTTCCGCCGGAATAGATTCCCCGGTTTTTGACCGATATGTCCAATTGAAGCGGCTTTGCCCCAAGCTTAGCGTGTCGGCAATGATCTGTTTGATTTTTTCCCGGCTGGGCGAACCGTCGGGCTGCGTGGGCGGGTTGAAAAGGTCAAAAGGCAGCGCCGGCTCTTTTTCATGCTTGAAACCGAACATGCGCAAAGTTTCGTTGTTGCAGCTGACGATGTCGCCATCGTTGTCCCTTATGCTGCAAGCCATCGGCACCGCGTTAAAAATAAGCCGGATATGTTCTTCCGTTTCATTGCTTTGGGCCAGTCGCTTTTTGTTTTTGCAATAAACATAGTAAATGCCGCCGCTGGCGATCAGGGCAAAAACGGAAATGGCCATATAAATGTCTAAGTTGTACATTTGCGCTCGGAAGTCTCCTTCGCCGGTTATTTGCACGCGTGGGCCTTTGGCGGCGCAGCGGTATCTTTGAGGGGAAAACGCCATGGAAATTGAAACGGGGGCTCAAGGAAGGCGGCAAGGCGGGCGCGCCTCGCAAGGCATTTCGGATCAAATCCCCGGCCTTTTCAGGACGCGGGCAGCAAAGCGGCCATTTTTACTATCTCCTTTTCGCACAGCAAGAAAGTATCGACGACGCGTGGGTCAAACTGGCTGCCCCTTCCTTCGACGATGATATCGTAAGCCTCTTTGTGGCTCATGGCCTTGCGGTACACGCGGTTCTCAATAAGGGCGTCATAGACGTCGGCCACCGCCATGATGCGGGCGCAAAGCGGGATGGTTTCCTCTCTTATGCCATGCGGGTAGCCGTTGCCGTCGAACCTTTCATGGTGAAACGCCGCGATGTTTTTCGCGTAATGCAAATAATTCTGGCTGGGCGTGTGCCGGTACATGTTGCCCAAAATCTCCTCCCCCACGACGGCGTGGCGCTTCATGTCGTCAAACTCCTCGCGGGTAAGCTTGGCCGGTTTCAAAAGGATACGGTCGCTGACCGCTATTTTGCCAATGTCATGCAGCGGCGCGGCGCGTACCATCATTTTCAAAGCATCTTCGGTAAGTTCCGGAAAAACTTTCTGGTTTATCAGCTCCTGGCCGATCAAATCCACATATTTGCTGGTGCGCAGCACATGGTAGCCGGTATTTTCGTCGCGGCACTCGATAAGCCCGGCGAACAGGAGGGCAAGGTTGTCCGACAGTTCCATCACCGAATTTTGCAGATACGACTTGTACGCGTCCATGCGGATGTGCAAATCTATGCGGTGCAGCAATACGCGCTTTTCAAAGGGCTTGGCGATAAAATCCACGGCGCCGGTCCGCAAAGCCTTGATCTCAATATCGGCGTCGTGATGCGCGGTCAGGAAAATCACCGGTATGTCGCGCAGGCAAGGAATGTACTTTAACTGGCCGATGACCTCAAACCCGTTCATTTCCGGCATTTCGACGTCCAGCAGGATAAGGTCTGGCCGCTCAACCATGCAGATGCGCAATACGTGTTTGCCGTGATTGCTGACAATCACGTCGTAGTTGTCGGAAATTTGCGCGCTGATTTGCTTTAAGATCGCCAGATTGTCGTCTACGATAAGAATGCGTTTCATCTGTCGTTCCCTTTCGTCGCTGAAATGCCGCAGGGCGGTTTGTCTTTCATTTGTCTTGCAACAGATCGTCGATTTCATCCCGCGCCGCTAAAAACGCCCTTACCACGCGCGGGTCAAACTCGCCGCCCGCGCCCGCGGCTATCAGCTCGCCGGCTTTTTCGTGGCTCATGGCTTTGCGGAAAACACGATCGGACAACAAGGAGCAATATACGTTGGCCACCGACACAATCCGGCAGCACAAAGGTATGGCCTCGCCCACCATGCCGCAAGGGTAGCCTGTGCCGTCATATCGTTCATGATGGCCGCCGGCTATGGTTTTGGCCATTTGCATATAACTTAGCGAGGGGGCGTTGCGGCAAGTGTTTTCCAGGACGTTGGCGCCGATGGTCGTGTGCAGCTTGACCTTGTCGTACTCTTCCGGGGTCAGCGCGGCGGGCTTTAAAAGGATGAGGTCGCTTACGCCGATTTTGCCGATGTCGTGAAAAGGCGTGGCGCGCGCCATAACGTCAAGGTAATGCTCGTCAAGCTCGCCCCGGAACTGGCCGCTTCTCATAAGCTGCCGCCCCAGCGCTTTCGCGCATCTGCTTGTTTGCATGACATGGCTGCCGGCGTTGGTATCTTTAAACTCTATGAGTTCGGAAAAAGAGGTAACGATGGTCGTTTCTATTTCCTTGATGGTGTTCTCCATGGACAATTGATAGGAAGAAAGTCTAAGATGCAGCTCAATCCGGTGCAGCAGGATGTCTTTGAGGGCGGCTTTGGGGACAAAGTCCATCGCGCCCGACTCAAGGGCCATTATTTCGGTCGCCGCGCTGTTGTTGCCCGTGAGAAATACGACCGGTATGCCGCAAAGCTCGGGGATTTTCTTGAGGCGGGCCATTGTCTCGAACCCGTTCATTTCCGGCATTTCCACGTCCAAAAGGATCAAATCCGGCATTTCCTTCTCGCAGATGCGCAAACCGAGCGCGCCTGACTTAGCCAGCAAAACATCGTAATAAGGCGAAATATAAGAACTTATTTGTTTGAGGCTTGCCAAGTTGTCGTCAATGACTAAAATCCGTTTCAACGGGAAATGCCTCCTTCAGCGGATATTAGAGTAACCGGGCCGGCGGCTTTATTTTACATTTCAGATTATATCATATCCCGATTGTTTATGAAACAAAGTTGCGGCAAAAAAAGCGGAGGAAGCCGCCGCCGCATGGATTTTCCGGCCATGCCGGGATTTTTGCGAGCCCGCGAAGAGATTTTGCGTTTTTAATTTGACTGTTTTGCCAAAAATTCTTATAATGGAAGCGAAAAGAAAGCGCGAATCGATTTGGCGCTTGGCCAATCCGCCCTCTGCCCTCCGACGGGAGGGGCGGGGCTGGCGCCGGAAAAGGGGGCAAAGGCAAAATGTTCGGGCGAATTTTTCTCGTCGCCGCCTTCTGTTTGCTGTCGGCCGCCCCTTGCGCCCTGGCCA
It includes:
- a CDS encoding cation:proton antiporter; translated protein: MAHLPKLISDLALILIVAGMTTIIFKKFKQPLVLGYLVAGFLAGPHFDLILTVSDKENINTWAEIGIIFLLFALGLEFSIKKLTRVGHTAFITTITEVVAMMAIGYTCAQLMGWNGMDSIFLGGMLSMSSTTIIIKAFADLKLKGQKFTELVFGALIVEDIVGIVMMVLIATIAANNEISQWSLLQGVLRLGFFLILWFVLGIFIIPQFFRRVRKDLNNETLLIIALGMCLGMVVLANNIGFSSALGAFITGSILAETHEAERIEHLLLPVKDLFGAVFFVSVGMMVDPAQVALYAGPIFVVVIATVFGKAIFSTIGLLLSGHSLKIAMQGGFSLAQIGEFSFIIAGLGQALGVTSEFLYPIVVAVSVITTFTTPFCVSLAEPAYTKVSKILPAKVVDFLNRYTTDVLTNEKKNKTWQEFLKGYFSNLLIHFVILSAITFFSFSYSYIIAGRVPGALGYVLETVLPLIIMSPFLKDLLFNKNSRPELVSTLWFQNKANRLPLLALYSLRILIAITFILAILFKFLPLPPLLILCIACAIAWGIHSSDWLLGQYLRIEASFLINLNEKHLRTQKEAAAQNGGQNKNYWLDEELYVAFFKVLPDSPCIGRQLKDLSLREKFGVNVLQVERKGKTSDMPGGSFALRGDDRLTVLGSKAQIAIFCAAKVKSVMEFEETGEQTVLKNFIINQKSGDDHLQLLYFAVIIDEKSFLLGKSIKDSNIRDKWHCLVLGLERGFYSTINPHISLIFEKGDILWVLGKSDMVAELAKTDLL
- a CDS encoding NADH:flavin oxidoreductase, encoding MKHLFAEVSLGKLKIPNRLIRSATMEMDAVKNGVIDVPVMQGIYGKLAEGGVGLIITGMMGVGYNSCVGGNMAKIYGEDFHRTFQAVVAAVQQFGCKIVAQLGQCGAKARAIDLGDHPLAPSDIEAMRKMPAKAMTESDVKRVVSEFAEAAAKCREAGADGIQLHAAHGYLLSQFLSPYYNKRQDEYGGSLENRARILLEICDAVRLKVGKDYPLFVKINFSDLTDPGLDGHECTLICKELEKRGIDAIEVSSGLAVSAKSAPVKAGIGLEGQGFFADGAMEIAEAVNIPVISVGGYRSPDFAESTLNKSKIAAISLCRPLVREPGLVKRWKAGDFSPSQCVSCNGCFAETLKCRKVS
- the larE gene encoding ATP-dependent sacrificial sulfur transferase LarE — protein: MNKRQEDLQSKVDLLFEQLRGCASAAVAFSGGVDSSFLAAAAKKALDGKAVAVTAVSPTLSAAERAGARASAAEIGIRQVEIESDETGVPEFAANNADRCYYCKKYRLKDICLWVKENGYEWVLEGSNADDSHDYRPGMRALAEYPNAKSPLKDSGLKKDEIRALAKDWGLSSWDKPSSPCLASRVQYGVPVTAGRLKMIEAAESVIAAYCPDKSNIRVRCHGDLARIEVDAENFSALAERRAASEIAKQLAKLGFAFVTLDLAGFRPGSFNAGLGAK
- a CDS encoding Cof-type HAD-IIB family hydrolase translates to MYKLVVLDVDDTIVTKTNKLSKATVRAVAAVKERGIGVTLASGRMYQTMRRLAGALEIKMPLISCNGALVRDDKKILFCRALPPKAAQAALDFFNAQGLVLQLYGRDGLYTKRKCAATWRLEQKEGLCCRVVADECYDNFCRGLLKMLLRVAPDEAAAHQKAVAEHFAGRLNAAVSHGVCLEITGRGATKGKALAALAERYGIRREDVLAIGDSPNDRAMLEWAGLGVAMGNAAADVLAAADEVTLPIGEDGAAYALEKYILNEG
- a CDS encoding DUF190 domain-containing protein: MTLSGTVKRLRIYTGEEAYYDSKPLYRAILEEARRFNIAGGTVFKGIEGYGAHTRMIRTTRFLELSSDLPVVIEFVEKAENLKKLDGFLRKTLTKGLVTIEDVEVLGYGAKSGDSDAHAHK
- a CDS encoding response regulator — its product is MYNLDIYMAISVFALIASGGIYYVYCKNKKRLAQSNETEEHIRLIFNAVPMACSIRDNDGDIVSCNNETLRMFGFKHEKEPALPFDLFNPPTQPDGSPSREKIKQIIADTLSLGQSRFNWTYRSKTGESIPAETTFMRLKWRDSYQIAGYSRDLRQELSNEQKIREADEHARRMEIEANAALVASKAKSAFLATMSHEIRTPLNAIIGLSEIEMQNYLPKGTRDNLEKIYSSGLVLLNIVNDILDVSKIEAGNLQLVLSEYSVADLVGQSIHLNLVRIGSKPIEFDLRMDANCPSVLYGDDLRVKQILNNLLSNSFKYTEKGNVSLLVNCRLDGDTAWLTFEVIDTGIGIKEEDIAKLFSEYSQLDYFSNRRIEGTGLGLSITKRLVDMMGGTIDVASTYGIGSKFTVTLPQAIVQREPVGGNVVAHLENLEFSNAINVKRRNFIPSYMPYGKVLIVDDVQTNLDVAKGLMLPYGLQIDMVSNGYAAINKIREQKPEYDIVFLDHMMPEMDGIKTAQIIRNEIGTEYAREVPLIALTANALIGNEDMFLGHGFNGYISKPIDIAKLDAELNKWVRNKQDKETLLQAREQMKNNMTARTGFAVNGEKAAADGGKISGIDIAQGMRLYGGEKTYLSILRSYVAHTPEIVNKMRKLSASSLPEYAIAVHGLKGSSYGICANEVAAGAEFLEQAAREGEFAKLNENNDAFIKKTEKLLDDLENFLREYEKDGEGKKSRVREPDKRLLRKIMEACEHFRPIAMAETLSELEKYEYEKHGELIAWLKEQTEALEYEKIAAKLQDILREDAEKGLEEGKQ
- a CDS encoding response regulator, with the translated sequence MKRILIVDDNLAILKQISAQISDNYDVIVSNHGKHVLRICMVERPDLILLDVEMPEMNGFEVIGQLKYIPCLRDIPVIFLTAHHDADIEIKALRTGAVDFIAKPFEKRVLLHRIDLHIRMDAYKSYLQNSVMELSDNLALLFAGLIECRDENTGYHVLRTSKYVDLIGQELINQKVFPELTEDALKMMVRAAPLHDIGKIAVSDRILLKPAKLTREEFDDMKRHAVVGEEILGNMYRHTPSQNYLHYAKNIAAFHHERFDGNGYPHGIREETIPLCARIMAVADVYDALIENRVYRKAMSHKEAYDIIVEGRGSQFDPRVVDTFLLCEKEIVKMAALLPAS
- a CDS encoding response regulator, whose translation is MKRILVIDDNLASLKQISSYISPYYDVLLAKSGALGLRICEKEMPDLILLDVEMPEMNGFETMARLKKIPELCGIPVVFLTGNNSAATEIMALESGAMDFVPKAALKDILLHRIELHLRLSSYQLSMENTIKEIETTIVTSFSELIEFKDTNAGSHVMQTSRCAKALGRQLMRSGQFRGELDEHYLDVMARATPFHDIGKIGVSDLILLKPAALTPEEYDKVKLHTTIGANVLENTCRNAPSLSYMQMAKTIAGGHHERYDGTGYPCGMVGEAIPLCCRIVSVANVYCSLLSDRVFRKAMSHEKAGELIAAGAGGEFDPRVVRAFLAARDEIDDLLQDK